The following coding sequences lie in one Arachis hypogaea cultivar Tifrunner chromosome 4, arahy.Tifrunner.gnm2.J5K5, whole genome shotgun sequence genomic window:
- the LOC112797728 gene encoding thioredoxin H2, with product MGGVLSAVLGGDAAAATTEGGSAEDSHVKSFHSSPRFQLHFNELKDSSKLVVIDFSASWCGPCKFIEPHIHAMAENFSDVEFIKLDVDQLPDVAKDFKVQAMPTFVLVKQGKEIDRIVGAKKDELEKKVKQYRA from the exons ATGGGCGGTGTGCTGTCTGCGGTGCTCGGCGGCGATGCTGCAGCGGCCACGACGGAGGGAGGCTCGGCCGAGGACTCTCATGTGAAATCGTTCCATTCCTCCCCTCGATTTCAGCTCCATTTCAACGAACTCAAAGATTCCTCTAAGCTC GTTGTGATAGATTTCTCAGCTTCGTGGTGCGGACCATGCAAGTTCATTGAACCGCATATTCACGCCATGGCCGAAAACTTCTCTGACGTCGAGTTCATCAAGCTCGATGTCGATCAATTACct gatgtaGCAAAGGATTTTAAAGTTCAGGCGATGCCGACATTTGTGCTGGTGAAGCAAGGAAAGGAGATTGATAGGATTGTTGGTGCAAAGAAGGACGAGCTTGAGAAGAAGGTTAAGCAGTACCGAGCCTAA
- the LOC112797729 gene encoding serine/threonine-protein kinase PBL36 isoform X1 — MGFENNAIKAGSLDVEKSKGGKKKKKKNRDGDESGCCLRLSFIGSCIPSRSKVDNSISGTTTSAHSYKASAYERSKREASAAPESSTTTSNAGSVPSTPKFSEELKVSPRLRKFTFNELKLATRNFKPESLLGEGGFGCVFKGWIEENGTAPVRPGTGLTVAVKTLNHDGLQGHKEWLAELNILGDLVHPNLVKLIGFCIEDDQRLLVYEFMPRGSLENHLFRKGSMPLPWSIRMKIALGAAKGLAFLHEEAQRPVIYRDFKTSNILLDAEYNAKLSDFGLAKDGPEGEKTHISTRVMGTYGYAAPEYVMTGHLTTKSDVYSFGVVLLEMLTGRRSIDKNRPNGEHNLVEWARPFILDRRMFYRIIDHRLEGHFSIKGAQKAVQLAAQCLTRDPKSRPMMSEVVQALKPVQNLKDMAIASRHFQFIRVDRTMSMPNPKNGMQTQVGSFSRKGQPVRTLSSPRGPPGSPFHHYSKSPKPNG, encoded by the exons ATGGGGTTTGAGAATAATGCAATTAAAGCAGGGAGTTTAGATGTTGAAAAGTCAAagggagggaagaagaagaagaagaagaatagagatGGTGATGAGAGTGGATGTTGCCTTAGATTGAGTTTCATTGGAAGTTGCATACCTTCAAGATCAAAGGTTGATAACTCCATAAGTGGCACCACTACTAGTGCTCATAGTT ATAAAGCATCTGCATAtgagagaagcaagagggaagcaAGTGCTGCACCAGAGTCCTCAACAACAACTAGTAATGCTGGAAGTGTCCCTTCGACTCCAAAGTTCAGCGAGGAGTTGAAGGTTTCTCCTCGGTTGCGAAAATTCACCTTCAATGAGCTTAAGTTGGCAACTAGGAACTTCAAACCGGAGAGTCTTCTCGGCGAGGGAGGGTTCGGTTGTGTCTTCAAGGGTTGGATTGAGGAGAATGGAACTGCACCTGTGAGACCGGGGACCGGTCTTACTGTTGCGGTCAAGACCCTTAACCATGATGGACTTCAGGGTCACAAAGAGTGGCTT gCTGAATTAAACATTCTTGGTGATCTTGTCCATCCTAATCTTGTAAAATTGATTGGTTTCTGCATTGAAGATGACCAAAGATTATTGGTTTATGAGTTTATGCCCCGAGGAAGCTTAGAGAACCACCTCTTTAGAA AAGGGTCTATGCCTCTTCCTTGGTCTATCAGAATGAAAATTGCACTTGGTGCTGCAAAAGGTCTTGCTTTTCTCCATGAAGAAGCTCAGAGGCCTGTAATCTATCGCGATTTTAAGACATCTAACATACTATTAGATGCG GAATACAATGCAAAGCTCTCTGATTTTGGACTCGCCAAAGATGGTCCCGAAGGGGAGAAGACACACATATCTACAAGAGTTATGGGAACATATGGCTATGCAGCTCCTGAGTATGTGATGACGG GACATTTGACGACGAAAAGTGATGTCTATAGTTTCGGAGTAGTGCTACTGGAAATGCTCACCGGCCGGCGATCTATTGATAAGAATAGACCAAATGGGGAGCACAACCTTGTGGAGTGGGCAAGACCTTTTATCTTAGACCGAAGAATGTTCTATCGGATAATCGACCATCGCCTTGAAGGCCACTTCTCCATTAAAGGTGCACAAAAAGCAGTCCAGCTAGCAGCTCAGTGCCTTACCCGCGATCCGAAATCCAGACCTATGATGAGTGAAGTTGTTCAAGCTCTAAAGCCTGTACAAAACCTCAAGGACATGGCCATTGCGTCTCGCCACTTCCAGTTCATTCGAGTTGATCGAACCATGTCTATGCCGAATCCTAAAAACGGcatgcaaacacaagtaggatctTTCTCAAGGAAGGGTCAACCTGTAAGGACCTTGTCAAGTCCAAGAGGTCCTCCTGGTTCTCCATTTCACCATTATAGCAAGTCTCCCAAACCTAATGGATGA
- the LOC112797729 gene encoding serine/threonine-protein kinase PBL36 isoform X2, with protein MGFENNAIKAGSLDVEKSKGGKKKKKKNRDGDESGCCLRLSFIGSCIPSRSKVDNSISGTTTSAHSYKASAYERSKREASAAPESSTTTSNAGSVPSTPKFSEELKVSPRLRKFTFNELKLATRNFKPESLLGEGGFGCVFKGWIEENGTAPVRPGTGLTVAVKTLNHDGLQGHKEWLAELNILGDLVHPNLVKLIGFCIEDDQRLLVYEFMPRGSLENHLFRRSMPLPWSIRMKIALGAAKGLAFLHEEAQRPVIYRDFKTSNILLDAEYNAKLSDFGLAKDGPEGEKTHISTRVMGTYGYAAPEYVMTGHLTTKSDVYSFGVVLLEMLTGRRSIDKNRPNGEHNLVEWARPFILDRRMFYRIIDHRLEGHFSIKGAQKAVQLAAQCLTRDPKSRPMMSEVVQALKPVQNLKDMAIASRHFQFIRVDRTMSMPNPKNGMQTQVGSFSRKGQPVRTLSSPRGPPGSPFHHYSKSPKPNG; from the exons ATGGGGTTTGAGAATAATGCAATTAAAGCAGGGAGTTTAGATGTTGAAAAGTCAAagggagggaagaagaagaagaagaagaatagagatGGTGATGAGAGTGGATGTTGCCTTAGATTGAGTTTCATTGGAAGTTGCATACCTTCAAGATCAAAGGTTGATAACTCCATAAGTGGCACCACTACTAGTGCTCATAGTT ATAAAGCATCTGCATAtgagagaagcaagagggaagcaAGTGCTGCACCAGAGTCCTCAACAACAACTAGTAATGCTGGAAGTGTCCCTTCGACTCCAAAGTTCAGCGAGGAGTTGAAGGTTTCTCCTCGGTTGCGAAAATTCACCTTCAATGAGCTTAAGTTGGCAACTAGGAACTTCAAACCGGAGAGTCTTCTCGGCGAGGGAGGGTTCGGTTGTGTCTTCAAGGGTTGGATTGAGGAGAATGGAACTGCACCTGTGAGACCGGGGACCGGTCTTACTGTTGCGGTCAAGACCCTTAACCATGATGGACTTCAGGGTCACAAAGAGTGGCTT gCTGAATTAAACATTCTTGGTGATCTTGTCCATCCTAATCTTGTAAAATTGATTGGTTTCTGCATTGAAGATGACCAAAGATTATTGGTTTATGAGTTTATGCCCCGAGGAAGCTTAGAGAACCACCTCTTTAGAA GGTCTATGCCTCTTCCTTGGTCTATCAGAATGAAAATTGCACTTGGTGCTGCAAAAGGTCTTGCTTTTCTCCATGAAGAAGCTCAGAGGCCTGTAATCTATCGCGATTTTAAGACATCTAACATACTATTAGATGCG GAATACAATGCAAAGCTCTCTGATTTTGGACTCGCCAAAGATGGTCCCGAAGGGGAGAAGACACACATATCTACAAGAGTTATGGGAACATATGGCTATGCAGCTCCTGAGTATGTGATGACGG GACATTTGACGACGAAAAGTGATGTCTATAGTTTCGGAGTAGTGCTACTGGAAATGCTCACCGGCCGGCGATCTATTGATAAGAATAGACCAAATGGGGAGCACAACCTTGTGGAGTGGGCAAGACCTTTTATCTTAGACCGAAGAATGTTCTATCGGATAATCGACCATCGCCTTGAAGGCCACTTCTCCATTAAAGGTGCACAAAAAGCAGTCCAGCTAGCAGCTCAGTGCCTTACCCGCGATCCGAAATCCAGACCTATGATGAGTGAAGTTGTTCAAGCTCTAAAGCCTGTACAAAACCTCAAGGACATGGCCATTGCGTCTCGCCACTTCCAGTTCATTCGAGTTGATCGAACCATGTCTATGCCGAATCCTAAAAACGGcatgcaaacacaagtaggatctTTCTCAAGGAAGGGTCAACCTGTAAGGACCTTGTCAAGTCCAAGAGGTCCTCCTGGTTCTCCATTTCACCATTATAGCAAGTCTCCCAAACCTAATGGATGA
- the LOC112797730 gene encoding uncharacterized protein: METTSLSSHFILTRHLVPSSRSHKHKQFLQPQQNQHQLSLRFKCSSSNNDNSSDLNSSSSSSSSSVQAPTDSAAVGVRFRRRSSRRQSRKQENNNNDGGVATRMGNVKSAPKKKWEEMTLNEKAVELYMGEKGALFWLNKFAYASIFIMIGAWILFRLGEMQRGDSTGRESELLTQC; the protein is encoded by the exons ATGGAAACAACCTCTCTCTCTTCACACTTCATTCTCACTAGACACCTCGTTCCATCATCAAGAAGCCACAAACACAAACAATTCTTACAACCCCAACAAAATCAACACCAACTTTCTCTCAGATTCAAAtgcagcagcagcaacaatgACAATAGTAGTgatttaaactcatcatcatcatcatcatcatcatcagttcAAGCACCAACTGATTCAGCTGCTGTAGGAGTAAGGTTCAGGAGAAGGTCATCAAGAAGACAATcaagaaagcaagaaaacaaTAACAATGATGGAGGTGTTGCTACAAGAATGGGAAATGTCAAAAGTGCCCCTAAGAAGAAATGGGAGGAGATGACATTGAATGAGAAGGCAGTGGAACTATACATGGGAGAAAAGGGTGCACTGTTTTGGCTCAACAAGTTTGCATatgcatcaatattcataatgaTTGGTGCTTGGATTTTGTTCAG GTTAGGTGAGATGCAGCGTGGAGATTCGACTGGTCGTGAAAGTGAGTTGTTAACCCAATGTTAA
- the LOC114927593 gene encoding uncharacterized protein, protein MRTENPAMCKWANRMEYDKWTQHEDSGRRFGHMTTNISECVNSVLKGTRNLPVTSLVQSTYGRLAQLFVVRGQTAEAQLGSGNEFCQALAKAIDQNLRDLRCFTVTLYERHQSEYTVAETTPTGRFSLGSYRVFLIDHRCDCGHFQAQHYPCCHAIACCTYSRLNWASYVHEVYRMSEVFNVYKQGFVPPILEGLWPPYAGPTIIPDPNMRRAKEGRPRATRIRGSMDQSLENQPKCCGLCRQAGHTRRNCDQ, encoded by the coding sequence ATGCGGACTGAGAATCCAGCAATGTGTAAATGGGCCAATCGGATGGAGTACGACAAATGGACCCAACATGAGGATAGTGGTAGACGGTTCGGGCACATGACAACCAACATCAGTGAATGTGTGAACTCGGTGCTAAAGGGAACTCGAAACCTCCCGGTCACATCGTTGGTTCAGTCAACTTACGGGAGGCTTGCTCAGCTTTTTGTGGTACGAGGACAAACAGCAGAGGCACAACTCGGATCTGGTAATGAATTTTGCCAGGCATTGGCCAAGGCAATTGATCAGAATCTAAGAGACTTAAGGTGCTTCACTGTCACGTTATACGAAAGGCATCAATCGGAGTACACCGTAGCCGAGACAACACCAACCGGGCGCTTCTCGCTGGGTAGCTATAGAGTTTTCCTTATAGATCACAGATGCGACTGTGGCCACTTTCAGGCGCAGCATTATCCTTGTTGCCACGCCATTGCATGTTGCACCTACTCCCGCCTTAATTGGGCGTCATATGTTCACGAGGTCTATCGTATGAGTGAAGTTTTCAACGTTTACAAGCAGGGTTTTGTTCCGCCTATCTTGGAAGGCCTATGGCCTCCATATGCTGGGCCAACCATCATTCCTGATCCTAACATGAGGCGTGCAAAGGAAGGTCGTCCAAGGGCAACCAGGATCCGTGGTAGTATGGATCAGTCTCTGGAGAACCAGCCGAAGTGCTGTGGGCTATGCCGTCAGGCTGGGCATACGCGGAGGAACTGTGACCAGTGA
- the LOC112795351 gene encoding serine/threonine-protein phosphatase 7 long form homolog produces MEDEDRLYRLNGVAHVAGYIDAEKTTEYVLTRPDYTLPGTAGLYHLARLNSQWLWVDEPLLSAFIERWHPETHTFHMPFGECSITLQDVAYQLGLPIDGEPVSGCLTEFENLMEQGRPAWVWIRELFGELPPQNKVKQMTVCYTRFHERFRVLPADATDETVRIYARAYIMMLLSSQLFADKNANRVHLRWLPYLASLDDLGRYSWGSAALVATFMPRNDPRDQRLVSARLSLDQLRVHDFVWEPYSSAEVGAIIHPEILADEHRRLWTTVTSLIYFAVIEWHQVDRVLQQFGGLQHLLEPALNIDLLHAKDGRGGDRWFPTYYREWHQH; encoded by the exons ATGGAGGATGAGGATCGCTTGTACCGATTAAATGGCGTCGCTCACGTGGCTGGATACATCGACGCCGag AAGACAACAGAATATGTCCTTACACGACCGGATTATACTCTACCTGGAACGGCGGGCTTGTATCATTTGGCTAGGCTGAACAGCCAGTGGCTCTGGGTTGATGAGCCTCTCCTTAGCGCATTTATTGAGCGGTGGCATCctgagacgcacaccttccaTATGCCCTTTGGTGAGTGCAGTATTACTTTGCAAGATGTGGCATATCAACTGGGTTTGCCAATCGATGGTGAGCCCGTCAGCGGGTGCCTGACTGAGTTTGAGAATCTGATGGAGCAGGGTAGACCAGCATGGGTATGGATCCGCGAGTTGTTTGGGGAGTTACCTCCACAGAATAAAGTCAAGCAGATGACAGTGTGCTACACAAGGTTCCATGAGAGGTTCCGGGTTCTCCCAGCAGATGCTACTGATGAGACCGTGCGTATATACGCACGTGCTTATATTATGATGCTATTGTCGTCTCAGCTGTTTGCGGACAAAAATGCAAACCGGGTCCACCTTCGTTGGTTGCCTTATTTGGCATCGTTGGACGACTTGGGCAGATATAGCTGGGGTTCGGCTGCACTG GTGGCTACGTTTATGCCGAGGAACGATCCAAGGGATCAGAGATTAGTGTCTGCACGCCTTTCGTTGGATCAATTGCGTGTCCACGAT TTTGTGTGGGAGCCTTATTCTTCTGCCGAGGTTGGTGCTATTATTCACCCGGAGATACTAGCCGACGAGCACCGTAGGCTATGGACGACCGTCACTAGCCTGATATATTTTGCTGTGATTGAGTGGCATCAGGTCGACCGGGTTCTACAGCAGTTTGGCGGTCTTCAGCATCTCCTTGAGCCAGCTCTGAACATAGATTTGCTACATGCAAAGGATGGCAGGGGTGGGGATAGGTGGTTCCCCACCTATTATCGGGAGTGGCATCAGCATTAG